The proteins below are encoded in one region of Coffea arabica cultivar ET-39 chromosome 4c, Coffea Arabica ET-39 HiFi, whole genome shotgun sequence:
- the LOC113740030 gene encoding dihydropyrimidine dehydrogenase (NADP(+)), chloroplastic-like, with translation MASLSGLTQQISNRNSVVELPMTHRPRLHNSIKKSCRVGFRVMASENNASTSELDLSVTVNGLKMPNPFVIGSGPPGTNLAVMRKAFDEGWGAVIAKTVSLDAAKVINVTPRYAKLRAGANGSTRGEIIGWENIELISDRPLEIMLSEFKQLKKEYPDRILIASIMEEYDKAAWHELIDRVEQTGVDAIEINFSCPHGMPERKMGAAVGQDCALLEEVCGWINEKATVSVWAKMTPNITDITQPARVALRTGCEGVSAINTIMSVMGINLDTLRPEPCVEGYSTPGGYSSKAVHPIALAKVMSIAQMMRSEFGDKDCSLSGIGGVEAGGDAAEFILLGADTVQVCTGVMMHGYGIVKKLCSELKDFMKKHNFSSIDDFKGLSLEYFTTHTDLVKRQQEAIRQRKAIRKGLASDKDWTGDGFVQETESMVSN, from the exons ATGGCGTCTCTCAGCGGCTTGACTCAGCAAATCAGCAACAGGAACTCGGTGGTCGAGTTACCGATGACTCATCGGCCACGGCTGCATAATTCGATCAAGAAGAGCTGCAGAGTTGGGTTCCGGGTCATGGCTTCTGAGAACAATGCTAGCACTTCTGAACTGGATCTTAGTGTAACTGTAAACGGGTTGAAAATGCCCAACCCCTTTGTTATTGGGTCTGGTCCGCCTGGAACTAATCTTGCCGTTATGAGGAAAGCTTTTGATGAAGGCTGGGGAGCTGTCATCGCCAAAACG GTATCACTGGATGCTGCAAAAGTTATAAACGTGACTCCCAGGTATGCCAAATTGCGAGCAGGAGCAAATGGCTCAACCAGAGGAGAGATCATTGGTTGGGAAAACATTGAACTTATAAGTGATCGGCCTCTTGAAATAATGTTAAGCGAATTTAAACAGTTAAAAAAAGAGTACCCAGATAGGATCCTTATTGCTTCAATTATGGAAGAGTATGACAAAGCTGCCTGGCACGAACTTATTGATCGTGTTGAGCAAACTGGAGTT GATGCTATTGAAATTAATTTTTCATGCCCCCATGGTATGCCAGAGCGGAAAATGGGTGCTGCAGTTGGGCAAGATTGTGCACTGTTGGAGGAGGTATGTGGATGGATTAATGAGAAAGCCACAGTTTCTGTTTGGGCAAAGATGACGCCAAACATCACTGATATAACTCAG CCTGCAAGGGTTGCTCTAAGAACAGGATGTGAGGGAGTGTCAGCTATTAATACAATCATGAGTGTCATGGGAATCAATCTCGACACTTTACGTCCTGAGCCTTGTGTTGAAGG ATATTCAACTCCTGGAGGCTACTCTTCAAAGGCTGTCCATCCTATAGCCCTTGCGAAAGTAATGAGCATTGCGCAAATGATGAGGTCAGAATTTGGAGATAAAGATTGTTCACTTTCTGGTATAGGAGGTGTTGAAGCAGGTGGTGATGCTGCTGAGTTCATTCTTCTTGGAGCAGACACAGTTCAG GTCTGCACTGGGGTTATGATGCATGGATATGGTATTGTGAAGAAACTTTGCTCTGAGCTGAAGGATTTCATGAAAAAGCACAACTTTTCATCCATAGATGATTTCAAAGG GTTGTCACTGGAGTATTTTACAACTCATACGGATTTGGTAAAAAGACAGCAAGAAGCAATTCGGCAGAGGAAAGCTATCAGAAAAGGTTTAGCATCTGACAAGGACTGGACAGGAGATGGTTTTGTACAAGAAACTGAAAGCATGGTTTCCAATTAA